The segment GATCTCCAGCGTGACCTCACCCTCGCCGGTGTCCAGCACGTAGTCGTCGCCGGCCTCGAGGCCCTCGGCGTATCCCTCGGAGAGGACCACCTTTCCGGGGGCGAGGTCACTCACCTGTCCGGAGATCGGGTCGGCGGTGATGTCGCTGCCGACTGTCGCACCGGGGTAGCTCGAGATCGGCATCCCCATGGCGCCGTCGACCACGGTGACGCTCCGTTGGCCGAAGACGGTTCCGACGCTGTCGTCCGCCTCCAGCGCCGACCGGACCTCCGGAGCGACCGTCGCCTCCTCCTCCGGCTCCTGACCGGGAATGAACTGCGGCGCGATGCCGTAGTCGACAGGGAAGTTGTCCTCCAACTGCTTCTGCGTCGTCTCACTCAGCGACGCGCTCACCACCGAGTACCCGGTGATGAGGGTGGCGCCCACGGTGAGCGCGATCATCGCGGTCGCGGCCCGCTTCGGGCTGCGACGAACATTGTCGGCCGCGAGCTCCGACGCGATCCCGATGCGGCGGAACAGGGGCGCGACGGCCCGCACCGCCCATCGAACGAGCATCGGTCCGAGGACCACCACCGCCCCGAAGGCGATGATCCCGGCCACGACCACCATGACGAGTGGCACTTCCCCGGCCGGCATGGCGAGGGCGAACGTGACCAGTCCCGCGCACACCGCGCTGAGGACGGCTCCTACGGTCAGCCGTTTCCACCCCACGCGTTCCGCGAGCGACATGGACGTGGCGCTGCCGCGCAGCGCGACCAACGGCGGTACCCGCGTCGCCCGAAACGCGGGGAACAGGGCCGAACACACCGTCACTCCCGTGCCGAGCACCAACCCGACGAGAAGCGCCGTAGGACTGACCACGAGCGCGACGTCGTCGGTCGCGACCGCGAAGAGGCCGGCGAGCACGGTCACCGCGAGATAGCCGGCGCCGACCCCGAGCGCGGCGCCCAACAAGGAGGCGACCAGGCCCACGACGGTCGACTCGGCGAGCACGGTGCGGAACACCTGTCCCCGCCTCGCTCCCATGCACCGCAGGAGGGCGAGGTCCCGCTGTCGCTGGGCGATGAGGATGGCGAAGGTGTTGTAGATGACGATCCCCGCCACCACCATGGCGACCAGCGCGAACAGCATCAGCGCGATCCGGAGCAGGGCGACGTCGCCACCGGCGTTCTCCGCCAGCGCCTCGGCGAACTCGTCACCCGTGCGCACGAGCGTCCCGCCACCGGCGACGTCGCTGACCGCGTCGGTCACCTGCGCGTCGGTGTAGCCGTCCGCCGCCAGGACGTCGATCTCGTGGTAGCCGTCGATGCCCGTGAGCGCCCGGACGGCGTCCTCGGTGTAGACGACCGCGCCGTTGGCGGCGTAGGGCTGCTCCACGCCGAAGTCGACGGTCCCCACCACGGTGACCTCGTGCTTGGCGGAGTCGACGTCCAACACCATGACGTCGTCGCCGATCTCGGCGCCGAGGGAATCGACCATGTTGCTGGAGATCGCGACTTCGTCGTCGCTCTCCGGCAGACGGCCGTCGGCGGCCTCGAACCGTCCGGGGTCGCCGACGGACACCGCGGCCGGAGGGGTGAACCCGGCCGGACGGCCGTCCGCGTCGAGCACTGGCGCCAGGTCCGACACCATGCCGTCGGCGGCGGCGACCTCGGGCAGGTTCCGCACCTCGGCGAGGATGTCGGCGTTCAGGGGCTCGTAGTCCCTTTCGCCGTCGGATTCGGAGTGGACGGCCGCGCTCAGCGACTCCGCCGAACCCATGACGCGGGTCTCGAACGCCCCCTCAAGCGTGTCGCTGAAGACCATGGTGCCGCTGACGAACACGACGCCGAGGACGATCGCCAGGACGGTGGTGACGTACCGCGCGGTGTTGCGTCGCAGACTGGCCAGGGTGACCCGCAGCATCAGGCCTCCTCCAGGCGCAGCAGTCGGCCGGAGACCGCCTCCGCGGTCGGCTGGTGGATCTCGTCGACGAGTCGGCCGTCGCGGAGGAAGATCGCGCGGTTGGCGTAGGAGGCGGCCACCGGGTCGTGGGTCACCATGACGATGGTCTGGCCCAGGCGCTCGGCGGACTCGCGCAGGAAGCTGAGGATCTCCGCGCCGGATCGGGAGTCCAGGTTGCCGGTTGGTTCGTCGGCGTAGACGACGTCGGGTGAGGCGAGCAACGCGCGGGCCACGGCGACACGTTGCTGCTGGCCTCCGGAGAGGGCCGAGGGCAGGTGGGTCAGCCGCTCACGCAGGCCCACGGTCTCGACCAGGGCGTCGAAGCGCGCCATGTCGACTCGTCGTCCGGCGATTCGCGCCGGGAGCAGGATGTTGTCCCGCGCGGTCAGCATCGGCAGGAGGTTGAACGACTGGAAGACGAAACCGATCCGGTCCCGCCGCAACGTCGTGAGCTGGGCGTCACGCAGCGTCGTGATGTCGGTGTCACCGACGTGCACACTCCCGGAGGTCACCGTGTCCAACCCCGCGAGGCAGTGCATCAGCGTCGACTTGCCGGACCCGGACGGGCCCATGATGGCGGTGAACGCCCCACGGGCGAACTCCACGTTCACGTTGACGAGAGCGTGCACCGGGGTGGCGCCGGAGTCGTAGGTCTTCGACACCCCGCGGGCGACGACCACCGGCGGTGTCGCGACACGCGTTGGATCGGCGACGGCGCTCATGACTGGTCTCCTCGGTTCGTGGTTGTGATCATGAGGAGACGCTACGAACGAACCCCCTGGTCACACATCCCGCGTGTAGCTGATCTTCGCCCCGGCCAATCGGACGGAGCACACCTGCCTCGTCCGACTTTCGGCCGGTTCGTCGACCGACTTTCGGAGGGGTGTCACCGGCGTCGTGCGGATCCCCACGACCACGGCAGGCGGATGGCGCCGGGGGGCGTCCAACGGTTCGACCGTCGCTCGGGGCGTGTTCGCCGTCCCTGCGGGTGGTACGTGCACGGATCGCTCCCTGGGGTTCGATCGAGTGCGCGGAAAACCCACCGCGCCCGGTAGGGGTGCGGGTTGGCTCACCGCCGCGCCGTACCTTCGGACGATCGCGGCCCCTGGCCGTGCCAGCGGCTCGCCCCCGTCTGACATGCGCGAGGAGCGGGTCATGAGCGCAGTACCGAGTGAGGCGGATGTCGTCGTCGTGGGGGCGGGTCCGGTCGGGCTCACGGTGGGTATCACCCTGGCGTACTACGGCGTCGATGTCGTCGTCCTCGACGCCGCTGAGCAGGCGCCACGCGAAGGGGGATCGACCGGCAGCACGACGGGACCCGCCACGTGTGGCCGGCTCAGGGACCCGCCGCCGGACCGCCGTGGCGTAGCCCACATCACATACCTACAGCACTGTAAGTAGAGTGGACACGTGCCGTCCACGCAGCCCTCCGCCGCCTCCGCCGTTCGTTCCGACACCAGTTCGCCGGCTCCCGTGCCCGCGGACAAGCCGAAGCTGCGGGGCTGGTCGCATCTCGGGATGGCGCCGCTCGCGCTCGCGGCGGGGATCGTCCTCGTGTCGCTGTCGCCGACCGTGGAGGCTCGCGTCGCCAGCGCCATCTACGCGGTCACGGCGACGCTGCTGTTCACGACCTCCGCCGTCTACCACGTGGGGCGTTGGCGCCCGGTCACCTTCGCGACGTTGCGTCGAATGGACCACTGCAACATCTACCTGATCATCGCCGGCACCTACACCCCGTTCGTGGTTCTGGTCCTGGACGGACAACTGCGGACCGTGTTGCTCTGGTTGATCTGGGGGGCGGCACTGGCGGGTGTCGGGTTCAAGGCCGGGTGGGTGAACGCACCCCGGTGGCTGTCGACGTCGCTCTACCTCGCCCTGGGCTGGGTGGCGATCCTGTTCTTCCCGCAGCTCATCAACGGGACGCACACCGCGACCTGGATCCTTCTGCTGGTCGGGGGCGGACTGTACAGTCTGGGCGGCGTGATCTACGCGACCCGGTGGCCGAACATCGCGCCACGGTGGTTCGGGTTCCACGAGGTCTTCCACGCGTTGACGATCGCCGCCTACGTGTGCCAGTACATCGCGGTGTCCTTCGTGACCTACAGCGTGAGCTGACAGGAGCCCCGCGGCGTCGTCACGCTCCGGTGTCGACCTGATCCCGCTGCGTAGACTCCGGACCATGTCCTCCACCGTCGCTCCCCGCACCGGTCCACCCAACGCGGCCACGTCACGGTGGCCGGCCTGGGCTCGACGGTGGTGGGGTCGACGGCACCGGGTCGGCGACTGGCTCTGGGCCGGTGTGGTGTTCTGGTTCACCGGACTCGGCCAGTTGATCTTCGCGGTCGGTCTACTCAGAGGCGCCCTCGAGCGAGTCCTCCTCAACGCCACGGGAGTCCCCCTCGACGTGGCGATCATGGTCGCACTCTTCGTGGTAGTCCCCGCCATCGCCTCCGTCATGACACTGTTCCGCCGCAGCCGTCCCTGGTTGCTGCTGACGACGGCCGTACTGATGCTGCTGCTGTTCGGGAACCCCTTCCCCGCGGCGATGGGGATCTACTCCTACGCGGCGTGGTTCCCGCGCCGGGACCGGTTGGTCGCGTGGACGTCGGCGATGGTGCTCGCCTGGGTGATCGCGGCCGGGGGCGTGCCGAGCTCCATTCCCGAGTTCCTCGGCGGAATCGTCGCCGTGTCCACGCTGATCGTCCTGCCGCTCTGTTTCGGCCTGTGGATCGGCACCCGCCGGGAGCTCATCCGCAGCCTCCACGAACGGGCGGAGCGCCTGGAGCGTGAGCAGCACCTCCTCGCGTCCAGCGCGGCGGCGGAGGAGCGTACCCGTATCGCTCGGGAGATGCACGACGTGGTCGCGCACCGGGTCAGTCTCATGGTTCTGCACGCGGGCGGACTGGAGGTCTCCGCCTCCGACGAGAGGACGACGGAGACGGCCGGCACCATCCGCAGCGCCGGACGTGAGGCGCTGACGGAACTCCGCGACATCCTCGGTGTGCTGCGCGCGGAGCGGGCTCCCTCCGAGACCGCCCCGCAGCCGGGGCTTTCCGACCTGGACGGCCTCGTCGCCGGGTGGCGGTCCGCGGGGATGCGGGTCGAGCTCTCTCGGCGGGACACCAAGGAGTTCTCGTCCTCGCTCCAGCGGACCGCCTACCGGGTCGTGCAGGAGGGCCTGACGAACTGCGCCAAGCACGCACCGTCCGCGGCCGTCGACGTGGCTCTGGAGGACGGGGCCGACTCACTCGTGGTGTCGGTCACCAACGGCACGTCGCCGGGCAGCGAGGATCTCCCGGCGCCCGCGAGCGGTTACGGCCTGGGCGGTCTCGGTGAGCGCGTGAACGTCGTCGGCGGCACCCTCACCTGGGGAGCGACTCCCGGCGGCGGGTGGGCGCTACGCGCCGAGATCCCCATCGGTTCGCCCTGACCGGCGAACCCGGGCGGCGTCTCACTCCGGGATGACGCGGTCCACGATGTCGTCGATCACCGCGTCGAATTCGGTCCCCTCCCACGCGGCGGGGAGGGTGAGGTGTTCGGTCAGCAGGCCCGTCATCGCGAGGTACAGGGCGGTGAACGCCGCGACGCCTCCCGGGTAGTCGCCCTCGACGTGAAACTCGAGGTTCGCCCGGATGTTGGCGCCGATGGTGTCGAGGAGCACGTCCCCGAGTTCCGGGCGTCGGGTGCCTTCCAACCGGAGCTCCAGCAGGGCCAGGTACGCGCGGCGATCGGCACTGACCCGGGCGTAGAGGTCGTGCATCCCCCACCGGACGACCTCTCGGCCGGGAGGTCGGCTCGCCATCTCCGTCAGGACCTCCGGTCGGGGCGCGAGGCGTTGGTGCACGTGAGCGGCGGCCTGGGCCAGCATCGCGTCGCGGTTGGGGAAGTAGTTGGTGGCGGTGCCGACGGGAACACCAGCCCGTTCGTCCACCGCGCGGAAGGTCAGCTTGCGGGCGCCGGCGTCGGCCAACACGTCGATGACCGCGTTCACCAGTGTCGTGCGTCGCTCAGGGTTCTCTCGCATACTCCCAACTTAGTACTTCAGTTGACGTGGTTTAAATGAAGTACTATGTTCATAGTGGTTCAAGAGACGATCCGTTCCCCAGCCCGAACTTGGAGGACCCGCATGCGAATCAACGCCATTGGAGCTTTCGCCATCGCCACCAACCCCACCGCGAGCGCGGCCTGGTTGGTCAATCACTTCGGCTTCCGGGTCGGTGTGGACATCGGCTGGTACGTCAACACGCAACATCCCGATCATCCGAACCTTCACTTCGACTTCTGTCTCCAGGGCCACGAGTCGGTTCCCGCGGTCGAGCGAGACCACCTCGGTGGAGGTCTCGGGCTCCTCGTGGACGACGTCGACGCGGAGGCGCGCCGACTCGAGGCCGCGGGTGTGGAGTTCCTCCTTGCCCCGGTGACCGAACCCTGGGGACAGCGCCGTTTCCAGGTACTCGGTCCGGACAACCTGTGCGTCGAGGTGATCCAGATGGTGACCCCCGACCCCACGTGGCTGGCGGAACACGGTCTCGCTCCAGAGTGACGCGCGCCCGGCGTGTCACTGTTCGCCGCCCGCCGCCCACGCCCCGTGCGCGGCGGGCGGTTAGGGTGTGCCGTCGGGACGACGCGACGCGAGCTGAGGGGGACCCGTGGCACTGGGGGCCGACCAACCGGAACCGGCGACCGTCCGGGTCCTGATCGTCGACGACGAGCAGCTCGTCCGTGCGGGGCTACGGATGATCCTGGACGCCGCCCCGGACATCACGATCGTGGGAGAGGCCGCCGACGGTGCCGAGGCGGTAGAACTCACCTCGTCCGTCGGTCCGGACATCGTGCTTCTGGACATCAGGATGCCCGGGACCGACGGGCTCACGGCGGCCGAGCGACTCGCCACGCTCCCCGCACCGCCCCGTGTCGTCCTGCTGACGACGTTCGACCTGGACGAGTACGTTCACCGCGGGCTTCGCGCCGGAGCGGTGGGGTTCCTGTTGAAGGACACCCCGCCGCGGGACCTGGTCGACGCGGTACGAACCATCCACGCGGGCAACGCCATGCTCGCCCCGAGCGTGACGCGCCGGATGCTGCACCACTTCTCGTCACACGCCGACGGTTCCGCCCCGGCGGAGCGTCGTCTCGCCACCCTGAGCGACCGCGAACGCGACGTCCTCCTCGCGGTGGCCCGCGGCAGGTCCAACGCCGAGGCCGCTCGTGAACTCGGCATGCGCGAACCGACCGTCAAGGCCCACGTGAGCCGCATCCTCGCCAAGCTCGAACTCACCAACCGGGTCCAGGCGGCGATCCTCGCCCACGACGCCGGCTGGGTGTGACCGAACGTAGGGGCCCCTGGAACGTGGCGGCCGAACACCGACGCACGCCGCGGCGCGACGGCGATAACGCACCAATCGCCACGGGCGAATTGAACAATCTCGATGATCCTTCTGACGATGATCATTCCGTAGCGTGCTCGAAACGCGCGTCCCACAGGGTGTGCACGAATCACCCCCAATTCGCAGCGCGTCGCGGAAGGAACATCGTGTCGAACAACGAGCACGACCCCCAGGCCTCCGAAACATCCATCACCTACGGCGTCAACGACATGCCTCCCCTGCGGAAGGCGATCCCGCTCGGTATCCAGCACGTGCTCACGATGTTCGCGAGCAACGTCACCGTCCCCATCCTGATCGCCGGCGCCGTGGGCGCGACGGTGGGAGAGACGGCTCTCCTGGTGCAGGCCGCCCTCCTGTGCGCGGGTCTCACCACATTGCTGCAGACCGTCGGAATCGGCCGCGTCGGCTCGCGACTGCCCATCGTCCAGGGCACGAGCTTCGGTTTCCTGGTCGTCGCCGTCTCGGTCGGCCCCACCTACGGGCTGCCCGCGATTCTGGGCGGCGCCATCGTGGCCGGCGTGGTCCAGTGCCTGATGGGCCTGGTCATGCCGTGGCTGAAGCGCCTCTTCCCGCCCCTGGTGAGCGGAATCGTGGTGCTCACCATCGGCGTGGGCCTCTTCCCGTCCGGACTCAACCTCATGGCGGGGGGAGCGGGCGCGGAGGACTACGGTTCCTACACCAACCTCGGCTTCGCGTTATTCGTCTTCGTCCTCGTGATCGGGATCAGCCAGTTCGGACGCGGGTTCTTCGCCACCTCGGCGGTGCTCATCGGGCTGACGGTCGGCTACCTCGCCGCGATCCCGTTCGGACTGGTCGACTTCAGCGGTGTCGCCGAGGCGGCCTGGTTCGACATCCCCCGCCCGATGCAGTTCGGCCTGTCCTTCCCGATGGCCGCGGTCGTCGCCATGGCGGTGATGGGAATCGCGACCACGGTCGAGACCATCGGTGACCTCTCCGCGGTCACCAAGGGCGGCGCCGGCCGGGAGGTCACCAACCGGGAAATGACCGGCGGTGTACTCGCGGACGGGGTCGGAACCATCATCTCTCCCTTCCTCAACGCGTTCCCGAACACCACCTACGCGCAGAACGTCGGGCTCGTGACCCTCACCGGTGTCATGAGCCGCCACGTCGTCTCCATCGGCGCGGGGTTCCTCCTGATCTGCGCCCTGTCGCCGAAGCTCGCCGCGGTCATCACGGCGATGCCCTCCTCGGTCCTGGGTGGTGCCGGCATCGTCATGTTCGGGCTCGTCGCCGCCTCGGGAATCCGGCTGATCACCGACCGGCCGATGTCCCGACGCAATCTCACGATCATCTCGGCGTCCGTGGGTCCGGGCCTCGGTCTGGCGATGGTCCCCGACGCGATCGCGGTGCTGCCCGAGACGCTCTACATCCTGCTGGAGACGGGCATCGTTCCCGCCGCGACCATCGCGGTGATCCTGAACCTGGTCATCCCGGACCAGGCCGACCGGTGAGGGTTGGCCCGCCGGCGTCGGCGGGCCAACCCAGGGACCGGTCCGCGGGTGGGTGTGCCACCCACCCGCCGTTCGACTTCCACGCGGCCCGGACCTTCGCAGGAAGGGCGCGCCCCGGTGCCGGACTCAGTGGGTCCGACGCGCGAGCAGCCGGGTGGTACGGGCGTGGCCGGCGGTGAGCTGGCGCTCGGTCAGGATCGCGAAGCCACGGGGCAGGCGGGCGCCCAGCGCCCCGTGGCGCACCCGGAAGCGCGTGGTCTCGCCGTCCACCGCCGCGAGGGCCTCCCACCCGAACAGCCCGCCGGGACTCACCGCGGCGGCGCCGACGTCGAAGGCCCCCTCGTCCCAGTAGCGTGTCGCCAGGACGATCGCGTAGGACTCCTCGGGGCGGAACCGGGTGGCGTCGGCGAGGACACAGTGGACGCGGTCGCCGAGGTCCCGGCGCTCCGCCTCCTCCGTCAACTGGTCCAGTGCCACGTCGGACACGTCCACGACGGTGACGGTGCGTCCCATCGCCGCGAGCTCCAGCGCGCTGCCGGAACGTCCCGCGGCGAGTTCGAGGACGGGGCCGGGAGGAGGATTGGCCTCCATCGCGTCGGCGGCGAGGGGGTGAGGTGGGAAGCCGGGGGGATCATCAGCGAAACGAGCGTTCCACCGGCGTCGGTCTGGGTGATCGCGCAAGTCTTCTGGAACCACCCCACCAGTGTGACGCAGTCACTCGGGGACGCGTTGGGCGCGGTTCGCCCAATAGCGCAACCACAGCAGGTTCACGAGGATGACGACGAGCAGTCCCAGCGCGTAGAGGATCCCCACCATCGCCTGCTGTTCCGAGGTGAAGTGGGCGTTGCCGTCCCGGGCGACCAGGCGCAGTTGTGCCTGTGTCCCGGTCAGGAGCAGCACGATGCCCGTGACGAACGGATGCATCGCGTCCCACACCGCGTGCAGCACCGACACCCCCAGGTAGACGAGGAGGAACCATCCGGTGACGCGGTACCGGCGCCCGTGCGCGGCCTGGAACAGCGCCGCGACCGCGATCGCCGTCCACAGCCCGTGCATGAACGGGCTGAGCATGCCGCGGAGTACCTCCACCTGGACCACGGCCATGATGTCGAGCCCACGTTCGGTGATCACCGCGCTCAGCGCGTATCCGGCCGACTCGAAGGCCGCGAACCCGAACCCGACCGCGGCGCCCAGGAGCAGCCCGTCCCGGACGGTGTAACGCGTCAGGTGCCGGGCGACGATCGCCGCGGCGAGGATCTTGACGGCCTCCTCGATGAGCCCGACGCCCAGGAAGAGGAAGAGGTTCGGGCGCAGGAGGTAGGACTCCAGTACGGAGGCCCCGAGGACCCCGATCAGTCCACCGATGATGAACGCGCGGACCATGAGGACGATGCTGACCTCGTCGCTCCGCGCACGTTCGTAGGCCCAGACCACGAACGTGACCGGAACCAGGAAGCTCCCCAGCAGCACGATCGTGGGGACGAGGTTGGTGTTCCGGGTCAACAGCGTGATGACGACGGTGGCCAGCCAGAGCAAGAGACCGATCCAGAACACCCGGGACCACGCGCTTCTGGCCCGCCGGCGCCGATGCGGTACCGATCCGCCCAGCGGCGCGTTCATGTCCGTCACGGCCCAACCACCACTCCGTTGCGGGGATCCACGACCGGACGGCGCCGCCTCCAGCGACGACACCACGACCTTCGCCGCGGAACGACATCAAATGATTACTTTCCGCAATGAACGTGTGTGAACCCTGACGAGGCGACCGCGAGGTCGGCACGCCCCCGGTGGCCAAGTGTCCGCAGGAGCGGGGTCAGCGTGGCCGGTAGGCGGTCACCAGCACGGACACCGTCACGGAGATCGGTTCCTCCGCCCGCCCCAACGCGGCGAGTCGCTCCCCGTCCAGATGGTGCGCGGAGGGTCCCATCGACACGGCGGACACGGCGAGCTCCGGCGCCAGGTCGACGCTGTACTCGACCCGGCGCTCGACCACGGAGGTGAACCGGGAGCCGAGTCCACGGTCGAGGCGTTCCTCCTTGTCCGCGTCCACGCTGACGAGGCCGAGACCCTCCCGCAGCTCGCCCAGGTGACGGCCGGTCGGACGCGCGACGACCAGAAGCCCCTTCGCGGTGAGGACCCTGTGGAACTCCGCGGGGTTGCGCGGCGAGAAGACGTCCAGGAGCACGTCGACCGACGCGTCCCGGAGCGGGAGCGTCTGCCACACGTCACTCGCGACGGCGGCCGCCCGTGGGTGAACCCGCGCGGCACGGCGCAACGCGAACTTCGACACGTCCAGGCCGAGCCCGACCGCGTCGGCGTGCCGATCGAGGAACGACGCGAGGTAGTAGCCCGTCCCCACACCCGAGTCCACCACCACCTCCGGGTGCGCCTCGCATTCTCCCGCGACCTCGGCCACCGCCGTGGCCACGGGTGCGAAGTGCCCCGACCCCAGCAGTTCCTCCCGAGCGCGCACCATCGCGGCGGTGTCCCCGGTCCCCGCGGTCGGACGCCCGGTCAACAGACTGACGTAGCCCTGCCGGGCCAGGTCGAAGGAGTGCCCCCTAACGCAGCGAAGCGCGCGTCCGTCCAGTGCCAACTCCGCGCCGCACACCGGACACACCACGACACCCAGCACCCGCCGCAACACCGGCGACTCCCCACCCTGCCCACCAGTCATGACTCCATTGTCGAGTCCCCGCTCCACCAGCTGGACCATGACAGTGATGCCAATTTCTGACACCATCCGACTGTGAACACGCGGCGACGCCCTCCCCAGGAAGTCCACACGCGCGTGAAACGCGCCGCGGAGGAGGATGGAAACAGCGTCACTTCCGAGGCCGCGACCGCGATCGAGGATTGCCTGGAACGACGCCAGACGGAACGAGTACGGGAAATCGCACGAGAGATCGCTCGGCGTGACGCCGAACTCCTCGACCTGCTGGCGCAGTGACCGGCTATCTCACCAAGAACGACCTTCTTGCCGTAGCGGACGACGTGCTTCCCGCGCCCCACACCCTCATGGTCTAGTTCGGGCTGATGCGCACCACGCCGGCGAAGCCGGAGAAGCGGACGTCGGTCACGCGGACGACCTGGCCGGAGCTGGGTGCCTCGATCATCTGCCCGTCGCCGAGGTAGATGGCGACGTGGGAGATGTAGTCCGGCTGGTTGGGATCGGTGCGCCAGAAGAGGAGGTCGCCCCGTTCGGCCTCGGAGTAGTCGAGGCGGGGACCGACCGTCCACTGCTCGTGGGTCACGCGGGGGAGCGAGACTCCCGCCTGGGCGAAGGCCCATTGCACCAGCCCGGAGCAGTCGAAGTTGTCCGGACCGCTGCCGCCCCACACATAGGGTGCGCCGAGTTTGGACTCCGCCGCGTCGATCGCGGACTCGACCGACTCGGAGCTGAGTCGGTCCCCGTCCCAGCGCGCACCGTCGTCTCCGGTTCCCTCGGTCTCCTCGAGCTCCGCACCGGGGAGGAGCTGCACTCCGCTCTCCGGTGGGAGCTTCTCGGTGAGCTCCTCCTGCAAGGCGATGACGTCGGCCCCTGGCGCGCTGACCAGAGCCGCGTTGCCGACCGGCATGCCGAGCTCCTCAGCCCGGTCCGCGGCGACGTAGCCGTCAACGCCGGGGATACGTGAGTCCACCGCGTCGCCGACGGTCAGTCGCCAGGTATCGTTCTCCTCGTCCTCGCCCAGTCGTTCGCCGGGCTCCAGCCCGCCGTGTTCGGCGGGCAGGATCGTCCCCTCGCGCAACGCGGACACCGTGGCGTTCTGGACGTCGGACAGTTCCTCCTCCGAGCCGCCGAACCGCGCCAGGGACTCGGGGTCGGCGCCGACGACCGCCGTGTCCCGGTCGTCCACGCCCAGGCGGGCCGCGGAGGCGAGAAGGACGTCGTCCACCCCATCGCGTTCCGTCAGCTCGCTGAGCAATTCCTCGGGCAACGCGTCCGCCGAGGCGATGAACAGGTCGGCGTCCGCCGGCAGCGGGACCGCTGCCTCCTGGGTGTCCGAGCTCTCCGCGTCCGTGGGGTCCGCGGCCGCCGGCGTGGCGACCATCGTGGTCGCGGCGACGGCGAACAGAGTCAGGGACGACAGCATCGTCGGCCTTCGGTGCACGTGGTTCCTCCCGTTCCGAGGATTTCGCCCGGGCATGCCGGACCACCACCGAATATAACACTTCGTACTTGTTTGACTACGTACAGGAATGTCCGTGTTGCTCTGATTCTTACTGTTCTCTCTGAGCGAGTGCGGCGACGACCCGCGATGGACTGGGTCGCCCGAGATGCTTCGCCATCCACAGGCTTGTGGACACCAACGCGTCCAGGTCCACACCGTGGTCGATTCCGAGACCGGTCAGCAGCCAGACAAGATCCTCCGTGGCGAGGTTCCCGGTGGCGCTACCGGCGTAGGGACACCCTCCGATGCCACCAGCGGACGCGTCGAACTCCGCGATCTCCGTCGACAGCGCTGCGTAGACGTTGGCGAGAGCCTGCCCATAGGTGTCGTGGAAGTGCATGGCGACCTGCGACGGCGGGATACCCGCTCCTCCCAGGGCTTCCACCATTCGTGTCACCTGGCCCGGTGTCCCGACCCCGATGGTGTCGCCGATCGAGATCGTCCCGCAGCCCATCTCCCGCAGCCGCAGCGAGACCCGCACGACGTCCTCGACCGGGACCGGTCCCTCCCACGGGTCACCGAAACACATGGATACGTACCCGCGCACCGGGATCCCATGCGCCGTCGCACTCGCGACCACCGGCTCGAACATCCGCAGGACCCCGTCGACGTCCCGGTTGAGGTTGCGACGCGCGAACGTCTCGGTCGCGCT is part of the Spiractinospora alimapuensis genome and harbors:
- a CDS encoding hydroxymethylglutaryl-CoA lyase; this encodes MSTNPGLPAVEPRTGLPRSVRVYEVAPRDGLQAEAAVIPTKVKVELILRLRAAGLRTIETTSFVSPRWIPQLADAREVTLALEPGPGVSYPVLVPNEKGLERALAAGAREIAVFASATETFARRNLNRDVDGVLRMFEPVVASATAHGIPVRGYVSMCFGDPWEGPVPVEDVVRVSLRLREMGCGTISIGDTIGVGTPGQVTRMVEALGGAGIPPSQVAMHFHDTYGQALANVYAALSTEIAEFDASAGGIGGCPYAGSATGNLATEDLVWLLTGLGIDHGVDLDALVSTSLWMAKHLGRPSPSRVVAALAQREQ